In Calothrix sp. PCC 7507, one DNA window encodes the following:
- a CDS encoding acyl carrier protein — MDTPNIMNTLKAILIDLGVAEELLHEKTYLQSNLQIDSVETVEIALRLKRQLGVNIKLLSRNDITLGELCNLVADAIATNT; from the coding sequence ATGGATACTCCCAACATAATGAATACTCTCAAGGCAATATTGATTGATTTGGGGGTTGCAGAAGAGTTACTTCATGAAAAAACCTACCTGCAAAGCAATTTGCAAATTGATTCTGTGGAAACAGTAGAAATAGCCTTGAGATTGAAACGTCAACTGGGAGTCAATATCAAGCTGCTATCTCGAAATGACATCACACTGGGTGAACTTTGTAATTTAGTCGCAGATGCGATCGCTACTAACACCTGA
- a CDS encoding benzoate-CoA ligase family protein, producing the protein MANFRFQFEQLISIKENRQMDGISTKLPQVFNVAAHFIESNLQQRRGEKIAFYYQDETYTYAQVSSFVQRTARVLSDLNLERENRIAILLPDSPEFVFAFWGAIWLGAVPVPINTASSVDDIRYILQDSRAKILLTTKQWQEKLAPITSQLLRHLLLVDGEKSFISLLTEQDELLPCADTSPHEPAFWLYTSGSTGRPKGVIHLHQSMVVCAEYYGKAILGLHADDITYSVAKMPFAYGLGNTLYMPMAVGAAAVLSDASNAFDIIADIQRYRPTVLFGIPSVYASVLAVNEICALDVSSLRLCVSAAEQLPKSIWQKWLEIYNHKICEGIGTTEFLHIFLSNSIEECKPGSSGRAIAGYDVQVVDDNGSPCLSGEIGNLQVQGESLMLGYWNRLPETRKVIYGHTMRTGDKYLRDEEGYFWFMGRKDDLFKVNGQWISPMEIEDVLHQHPQVLEVAIAPEFVGSEQLTQIVAYISLKPGQAPSPQLEDSIRKFAKQQLPHFKAPKLIRFVANLPRTSTGKIHRQLLAKTQNLTV; encoded by the coding sequence ATGGCTAATTTTAGATTCCAGTTTGAGCAACTAATAAGTATCAAGGAAAATCGTCAGATGGATGGCATTTCTACAAAGTTGCCTCAAGTCTTTAATGTCGCTGCTCACTTTATAGAGAGCAACCTCCAACAACGACGAGGTGAAAAAATAGCCTTTTATTATCAAGATGAGACATACACTTATGCACAAGTCAGCAGCTTTGTGCAGCGTACTGCTAGGGTATTGTCTGATCTCAATCTAGAGCGGGAAAATCGCATAGCCATCTTACTCCCAGACAGTCCAGAGTTTGTATTTGCTTTCTGGGGTGCTATCTGGCTGGGTGCTGTGCCAGTTCCAATCAACACGGCTAGTAGTGTTGATGATATCCGATATATCCTACAGGATTCTCGTGCCAAGATTTTACTCACAACTAAACAATGGCAAGAGAAACTAGCACCAATCACATCTCAGTTGTTGCGTCATTTGCTGCTCGTGGATGGGGAAAAGTCATTCATATCCTTACTGACTGAACAAGATGAACTTTTGCCATGTGCAGATACTTCACCTCACGAACCAGCTTTTTGGCTCTACACTTCTGGTAGCACTGGTCGTCCCAAGGGTGTAATTCACCTCCATCAAAGCATGGTGGTGTGTGCAGAATATTATGGCAAAGCAATTCTTGGCCTACATGCAGATGACATTACCTATTCAGTCGCTAAGATGCCTTTTGCTTATGGCTTAGGGAATACCCTATACATGCCAATGGCGGTTGGTGCAGCCGCGGTACTATCAGATGCTAGCAATGCTTTTGATATCATCGCTGACATTCAGCGTTATCGACCCACAGTACTATTTGGCATACCCAGCGTCTATGCTTCTGTGCTAGCTGTAAACGAAATCTGTGCTTTGGATGTTTCCTCTTTGCGTTTGTGTGTATCAGCAGCAGAACAGCTGCCTAAAAGTATTTGGCAGAAATGGTTGGAGATTTACAACCACAAAATTTGTGAAGGGATAGGAACTACAGAGTTTTTACACATTTTTCTCTCCAATAGTATAGAAGAGTGTAAGCCTGGAAGTTCTGGTCGGGCGATCGCTGGATATGATGTCCAAGTAGTAGATGACAATGGTTCTCCCTGTCTTTCTGGTGAAATTGGTAATCTGCAAGTGCAGGGAGAAAGCTTAATGCTGGGTTACTGGAATCGGCTTCCAGAGACAAGGAAGGTAATTTATGGCCATACCATGCGAACTGGAGATAAATATTTGCGGGATGAAGAAGGCTATTTCTGGTTTATGGGACGCAAAGATGACCTCTTCAAAGTCAATGGTCAGTGGATATCGCCTATGGAAATTGAAGATGTCTTACATCAGCATCCACAGGTGTTGGAGGTAGCGATCGCACCGGAGTTTGTTGGTAGCGAACAATTAACTCAAATTGTGGCTTATATCAGTCTCAAACCAGGACAAGCACCATCTCCACAACTAGAAGATAGTATTCGTAAATTTGCTAAACAACAATTACCCCACTTTAAAGCTCCAAAATTAATTCGTTTTGTTGCTAACTTACCGCGTACATCCACAGGTAAAATCCATCGCCAATTACTAGCTAAGACACAAAATTTAACTGTCTAA